CGCGAATATGAAGCCAAAGTCAGCAAGCGCTCGAATTCTTCATAGGTAGCTAAGCTTTTGGCTTGACAAAATCAGAGAGTTATCCGAAAAATTTCGCGCTTGATAAGACTGTTGAACGAGCATGCTGTCCAATACTTGTCAGGTCGCCAGGAGTAATTGCCATGCTCGCTGCTCCGGAACTTCAAGAAATCGCCTTTCAGATACGAGCCGCACAGATCGAAGTGCAACAGATCGAGCCATTTACTTCGCGTATACCCGCATTTGACCTGCCGTCGGCCTACGCTGTGGCTCAACTCAATCATAATGCTCGCTTGTCGGAGGGCGCCGTGCCCGTAGGCCGAAAAATCGGCTTTACGAACCCCGACATGTGGGCCATCTATGGTGTCCAAGAGCCGATCTGGGCCTACGTATACGATCAGACGGTCACCCGCTTGCCGATGACCGGTGGCACTTGCAGTGTCGGCAGGTTTACCGAGCCGATGATTGAGCCTGAGATTGTCTTCCACTTTCGCTCGGCGCCACCTGTCGGCGCTGACCTCTCCGCGCTACTTGCGTCCATTGACTGGGTCGCTCACGCCTTCGAGATAGTACAGTCCCACTACCCGGGCTGGAAATTTCAGGCTGCAGACACCGTCGCCGATTGTTCATTGCACGGCACGCTGCTGCTGGGCAAACCAGTGCCCATCGACCAACTCGCTTCCGATCCAGTTGCCGCTCTCGAATCGTTCTCCGTCGAGCTTTCATGCAACGGGGAAGTTCGGGAGGTCGGTAATGGCGCCAACGTGCTGGGTAGCCCGCTGATGGCTTTGGTGCACTTAATTCAGGTGCTTTCAAAGCAGCCGGAATGTTTGCCACTGCAAGCCAATGAGATCGTAACGACTGGCACCATCACAACGGCTCAGGCCGTTCGGTCCGGCGAGTCATGGCAAACGAAGGTACAAGGTATCGCGCTGCCGAACCTTGCTGTGGACTTTCTTCCGTGAAGACGCCGCGACGCTGGACTAAACGCTCCTGGCCTATTGTCAGCTTATTTGACGGCTGTAACGACCTTTAAGGGTACGTGGTGTCAGATACGCTTACACGTTATAAGAGGTGCGCCATCAGCCTGTTGATTGTAAAGCCAGTTTTATATGGCTCGAACATTGCTTCGATGACCCTGGCAATCTCATTTGCAAGGAGCTGACTATGAAAAACTTATGGTTGATGTTTGTCATGGCATTCTTGGTGCTGCCCGGCTGGGCGAGCGCAACATTGATTGGTGATCAAGTGCTCATCGAGCAAAACAGGACGACCCTTGGAACGTTTCGGGACGACTTGGTAACCGTGGGCGCTGGCGTCGAGTTGAGCTGCCCCGGCGCCTTCGAGTTGTGCGAAGCCAATATCCCGGGTGACTCACAGGGCTCGATTGATATTGGGGCTTCGTCAATACTGTTTAACCTCGGCAGTATCATTGCTGCAGCGTTCGAAAGTGATATCTTTAACGGATACATTTTCTCGGATCTCGACTGGACCGATGGGCCCGGAGCCATTACCGGCGTCAGTCTTGTCACCGACGTGGACGGGCTGATTGCATCGCGGATCAGCTTTGGCAGCGACTTTGTGGCCGTGAATTTCGAGTCGCTGTTGCTGGATGAAGACGATACCTTCTTCGAACTCACTCTGACCCACTCCGTTTCCGTTCCCGAACCCGGTACCCTGGGGCTGTTGGTAGCCGGTTTGCTAGGCTTCCTCGCGAAAAGTCTGTCCAGAAGGCACCGTTCCTGATCATTAGGAGGCTGGAAAAGCCGACCGGTTGGACGAACCCTACGCTCCACCGGCCTCCGTCAGAAAGGCGGCCCCGAGAGGCGCCCGTGAGTCAGTCTCGCCTGCAAGATCAGGCTTCCCGAGCGTTGCCAATTCTGACGTTTTCATTGCCTTTCTCATCAACATCCGGCTATTACGACCCGAATCCGGAAAACAACTCTGGCCGGCTCTCCAGTTCAGCATCACGCTGGTTGCTTCAGTTCGCGCAGGAAGGTTGCGAAGACGCTCGTACATAGCTTCATGCTGGCGATGGGCAGCGTTATCAACAACCACTACAAACGCACTGGGTGAATAACGGGCAAGATAGCTGCCTTCATCAATGACCTTGATGACCTCATTGGCGGCCGCTGTCATGGCCCCTTCAGCCTGCTCGCCTGGGATATCCCGGTAATTGGCGACCTCCAGATAAATCACAGCAAAAGCATTTTCATCAGGCTCACTTCTCGCCAGCTCCATAACCATGTGGTTGGCCAGGCTGGCGCGGTTTGGTAGCCCAGTGGTCGCATCATAAAGCGCCTTGCGCTCAATACGTTCAGATTGTTCCTGAGCCAGAAACGCTGCGTTGCGACGATGTTTGACGTCGGTGCCGGACACAACCAGAGCCACAAAGATAAGTGCTCCGCTAACCAGCGCAAGAGGGGTGCCCAACCAATCACCTGACAACAGGTTGTCTGCGGCAGGCAGGGCATTCTCGGGATATATCATCGCTGCCATGCCGGTGTAGTGCATACCACAGATGGCCACGCCCATGATCAGTGCTGCCCCAAACTGAAAGGCAATCCCTTTGAATCCCTGAACCGACTGCAGGCTACGGCAAATCAGCAATGCGACTGCAGAAGCACCAAGCGCGATTATCAGGGAAGCCGCGAACAGCAAAGGGTCGTAGGTCATGCCGGGATTCATCTGCATCGCTGCCATACCGACATAGTGCATGGTAGCAATGCCGCCCCCCATAAAGAGGCTGCCGATGATGATGTGTACCGCTCCCGCCCGCTTGTTACCAATGATGTACAAGGCGAGGCCCGAGGTGCCCACGGCGGCTAACCAGGAAGCAACGGTAATGGCAAGGTCGTAACTCATTTCCATTGGCATCACGTAGGCCTGCATGCCGACGAAATGCATTACCCATACGCCGCTTCCCATCGACAAAGCGCCGAGCAGCAGCCAGACTCGCGCTTTTATCCGCTCGAGTGACGCAAGCTGAGCACCAAAATATAACGCGCTGTAAGAGGCAAGAACTGCCACGACATAAGACGCGGCCACCAAGGTGAAATCGTATTGTTCAGTCATTTTGACACCCGTTTTCGTGAATACCACTTATGCACGGGATGTTTTCGTAAGGAGTGAAACATCCCGAAATGTGCAATCGATCACAAATACGGGGAGCTGGAGACTATTGACTCATAATAACTGTAGCGTTTTGTAACATATGCAGGAAGGCTTTAGATTTTCAGCGGGGGAGATGCGCACTCGCAGAAAGCCTGGAGGCCTGGTGGTTCACCACTGCTCTCTGTCTTCTGCGCTTTCTTCGGCTTCAATTTCCGCCTTGCGCTCCTGGATCTTTTTCATCTTTTCCTTCGATATCGGCATTTTGCCGCTATCACGCAGCATGAACAGTCCGCCAAGCACCAGGGCAATGGCACCCAGAAGAAAGACCCAGCCTATCGTTGGCATTAGCATGACTCCCTGACCGGATTGGTTTCCTTTATAGTGGACCACACACCTTCAAACCTACAACCAGATTTCGGATATTACTCCATGTCCTTTGCCAGAATTTACAGCCAGGCAGCCGCCCGCAAGGGAGGAGACGCCGAATTGCGGGCACTGCTACCCCGGGTCGCCGGGCCTGACGAGCTGGAAGCCCGGGGCGACGACCGCTACCTGTCGGAGGTTACCCGCTGTGTGTTCAAGGCCGGATTCGTGTGGCGGGTCATCGAGAACAAATGGCCGGGTTTCGAGGCTGCGTTCAAGGGCTTCGTACCGCTCTACTGGCAGCAGGTACCTCCAGAAGTGCTGGAGGACTTGGCGCAGGACGAGCGCATTGTGCGCAA
Above is a genomic segment from Marinobacter panjinensis containing:
- a CDS encoding 2-keto-4-pentenoate hydratase → MLAAPELQEIAFQIRAAQIEVQQIEPFTSRIPAFDLPSAYAVAQLNHNARLSEGAVPVGRKIGFTNPDMWAIYGVQEPIWAYVYDQTVTRLPMTGGTCSVGRFTEPMIEPEIVFHFRSAPPVGADLSALLASIDWVAHAFEIVQSHYPGWKFQAADTVADCSLHGTLLLGKPVPIDQLASDPVAALESFSVELSCNGEVREVGNGANVLGSPLMALVHLIQVLSKQPECLPLQANEIVTTGTITTAQAVRSGESWQTKVQGIALPNLAVDFLP
- a CDS encoding PEP-CTERM sorting domain-containing protein; its protein translation is MKNLWLMFVMAFLVLPGWASATLIGDQVLIEQNRTTLGTFRDDLVTVGAGVELSCPGAFELCEANIPGDSQGSIDIGASSILFNLGSIIAAAFESDIFNGYIFSDLDWTDGPGAITGVSLVTDVDGLIASRISFGSDFVAVNFESLLLDEDDTFFELTLTHSVSVPEPGTLGLLVAGLLGFLAKSLSRRHRS
- a CDS encoding MHYT domain-containing protein, which gives rise to MTEQYDFTLVAASYVVAVLASYSALYFGAQLASLERIKARVWLLLGALSMGSGVWVMHFVGMQAYVMPMEMSYDLAITVASWLAAVGTSGLALYIIGNKRAGAVHIIIGSLFMGGGIATMHYVGMAAMQMNPGMTYDPLLFAASLIIALGASAVALLICRSLQSVQGFKGIAFQFGAALIMGVAICGMHYTGMAAMIYPENALPAADNLLSGDWLGTPLALVSGALIFVALVVSGTDVKHRRNAAFLAQEQSERIERKALYDATTGLPNRASLANHMVMELARSEPDENAFAVIYLEVANYRDIPGEQAEGAMTAAANEVIKVIDEGSYLARYSPSAFVVVVDNAAHRQHEAMYERLRNLPARTEATSVMLNWRAGQSCFPDSGRNSRMLMRKAMKTSELATLGKPDLAGETDSRAPLGAAFLTEAGGA
- a CDS encoding DUF2897 family protein; its protein translation is MPTIGWVFLLGAIALVLGGLFMLRDSGKMPISKEKMKKIQERKAEIEAEESAEDREQW